In Lactiplantibacillus pentosus, a single genomic region encodes these proteins:
- a CDS encoding plasmid mobilization protein: MNEPQNLASTKKTTQVHRQASKQINFRVSEPDYLKLARSAQTLNLSVPAFVKKKAQGARLVAPKIAAQDAQNITHQLAKIGGNLNQLAHHANQGGQIDPQALKDLQNEVQRVWQQLT, encoded by the coding sequence GTGAACGAACCACAAAATCTGGCTAGCACAAAAAAGACGACTCAGGTTCATCGTCAGGCTAGCAAACAAATTAATTTTCGGGTGAGTGAACCGGACTATTTAAAGCTGGCGCGTTCCGCGCAAACTTTAAATCTGTCCGTGCCGGCTTTTGTCAAAAAGAAGGCCCAGGGGGCGCGCTTAGTTGCCCCTAAGATTGCTGCCCAAGATGCCCAGAACATCACTCATCAGTTAGCTAAAATTGGCGGTAATCTTAATCAATTGGCCCATCATGCTAATCAAGGTGGTCAAATCGATCCCCAAGCATTAAAGGATTTACAAAACGAGGTGCAACGCGTATGGCAACAACTCACATAA
- a CDS encoding helix-turn-helix domain-containing protein: MKINDILTRELKDPKFAEAYHADKEKSASALALYHTREEAGLTQADLAERANVPQSTIARIERGDNVTFDKLAEIAHAMGKTIKIEFTQ; encoded by the coding sequence ATGAAAATCAATGATATTTTAACCCGGGAATTAAAAGACCCTAAGTTTGCTGAAGCTTATCATGCTGACAAGGAAAAATCTGCCAGTGCCTTAGCGTTGTATCATACTCGTGAAGAAGCTGGCCTAACTCAGGCCGATTTAGCTGAAAGAGCAAACGTCCCTCAATCCACCATTGCTAGAATCGAACGTGGCGATAATGTAACGTTTGATAAACTAGCTGAAATTGCCCATGCTATGGGTAAAACAATTAAAATTGAATTTACTCAATAA
- a CDS encoding type II toxin-antitoxin system RelE/ParE family toxin — protein sequence MEKPEFETYKRPNGHDEFDEWLQQLPIKDRAKLLQVITDTQDQGLLVAQRMTWVKKIESAKNLYELRSKVSSNIQWALYFHVKGPKYVITHGFTKKTQKTPPAEIKHAIELRTEWKDSQNENQ from the coding sequence ATGGAAAAGCCAGAATTTGAAACTTACAAACGTCCCAATGGTCATGATGAATTCGATGAATGGTTACAGCAACTGCCAATTAAAGATCGCGCTAAATTACTGCAAGTGATTACAGATACGCAGGATCAAGGTTTACTAGTCGCTCAACGCATGACTTGGGTTAAAAAGATAGAATCAGCTAAAAATTTATATGAATTAAGAAGTAAGGTATCCAGTAATATTCAATGGGCATTATACTTTCACGTTAAGGGACCAAAATATGTGATTACCCATGGGTTTACCAAAAAGACACAAAAAACACCACCCGCTGAAATTAAACATGCGATTGAATTACGAACTGAATGGAAGGATAGTCAAAATGAAAATCAATGA
- a CDS encoding site-specific integrase produces the protein MQQVVLPIKDSNVLKEVQDTLLNNFKAGRRNYTVFQVGKATLLRVSDVMRLKQTDIFNPDGSIKQNAFIHDRKTGKPNTLYLKPVQTELLLYRQWLLDHRLASEWLFPSIQHPERNITEKQFYKIMSKVGDLLGINYLGTHTMRKTGAYRVYTQSNYNIGLVMNLLNHSSEAITLAYLGLDQASTETMLDQIDFG, from the coding sequence ATGCAACAAGTTGTCTTACCCATCAAAGATTCAAACGTTCTCAAAGAGGTTCAAGATACCTTACTCAACAACTTTAAAGCTGGCCGGCGTAACTATACAGTTTTTCAAGTTGGTAAAGCGACACTGTTGCGAGTCAGTGATGTCATGCGCTTAAAACAAACCGATATTTTTAATCCGGACGGTTCTATTAAACAAAATGCGTTCATTCACGACCGAAAAACGGGTAAGCCTAATACCTTGTATCTTAAACCAGTTCAAACAGAGCTCTTATTGTACCGTCAATGGCTACTTGATCATAGACTAGCCTCTGAATGGCTCTTTCCTTCCATTCAACACCCCGAGCGCAATATTACAGAAAAACAATTTTACAAAATCATGAGTAAGGTTGGCGATCTGTTAGGAATTAATTATCTGGGTACTCATACGATGCGCAAAACCGGGGCTTATCGCGTCTACACACAATCTAATTATAATATTGGTTTGGTCATGAATTTGCTCAATCATTCCAGTGAAGCAATCACTTTAGCTTATTTAGGCTTAGACCAGGCTAGTACTGAAACGATGCTAGATCAAATTGATTTTGGTTGA
- a CDS encoding type II toxin-antitoxin system Phd/YefM family antitoxin, whose amino-acid sequence MTLALTQSDFRANLKKYLDQVNDEDETVYIARSNSRAVAIVSQEKMDWLERALKAKEGSLEYAIARDQLIKRHVLPDDEIVESDDDYWGQFK is encoded by the coding sequence ATGACATTAGCACTAACACAGAGCGATTTTCGCGCTAACCTAAAAAAATATTTAGATCAAGTTAATGACGAAGACGAAACCGTTTATATTGCTCGTTCAAATAGTCGCGCAGTAGCCATCGTTTCACAAGAAAAAATGGACTGGCTAGAAAGAGCATTAAAAGCTAAAGAAGGTTCGTTAGAATATGCAATTGCACGTGATCAGTTAATTAAACGCCATGTTTTACCTGACGATGAAATTGTTGAATCAGATGATGATTATTGGGGTCAGTTTAAATAA
- a CDS encoding type II toxin-antitoxin system YafQ family toxin — protein MKKLRFKPRATFNADLKRLASLDKSIIDEVRAAIDLLLEQQQLPSEFEDHELNRRMSGYNEFHLRDTPKNKTPSETNDVLVVYTIDKDELVLIGIRVGSHDRLFPGQNRSKRYRKNDE, from the coding sequence ATGAAAAAACTAAGATTTAAACCACGTGCAACCTTTAATGCTGATCTAAAACGGTTAGCCAGTTTAGACAAATCTATTATTGATGAAGTTCGAGCAGCCATTGACCTGTTGCTTGAGCAACAACAATTACCATCAGAATTTGAAGATCATGAGCTTAATCGGCGAATGAGCGGTTATAATGAATTTCACTTACGAGATACCCCGAAAAACAAAACACCAAGCGAAACTAACGATGTCCTGGTGGTTTATACGATTGATAAAGATGAACTAGTCTTAATTGGCATTCGAGTCGGATCGCATGATCGTTTATTTCCTGGTCAAAATCGTTCCAAAAGGTATCGAAAAAATGACGAATAA